The Pseudanabaena sp. BC1403 genome has a window encoding:
- a CDS encoding type II toxin-antitoxin system mRNA interferase toxin, RelE/StbE family, producing the protein MIELTWDESFARILKKWRKKNPELVARFQQKLELFKNDPFHPSLKTHSLVGNLAGSWSISINYEQRLVFRFLSDTKVLLIDLGTHDDVY; encoded by the coding sequence TAACTTGGGATGAATCATTTGCGCGAATCTTAAAGAAATGGCGCAAAAAGAATCCTGAACTCGTTGCTCGATTTCAACAAAAACTTGAACTGTTCAAAAATGATCCATTTCATCCATCATTAAAAACCCATAGCCTAGTTGGAAATCTTGCAGGCTCTTGGTCAATCAGCATCAACTATGAGCAGAGATTAGTTTTTAGATTTCTATCCGATACCAAAGTTTTGTTAATCGATCTTGGTACTCATGATGATGTTTATTAG
- a CDS encoding Uma2 family endonuclease: MNALTISLESVIDLTDEQFFQLCRKNSDLRFERNAQGDITVMAPEGGETGMRSASITTDLGIWNRRTRLGFAFGSSTGFKLPNGSDRSPDASWILKERWEALTPEQQSKFAPICPDFVIELMSPSDNLKVTQAKMQEYQDNGARLGWLINRKDREVEIYRIGKSKEVLQNPISLSGEDVLPEFVLSLAEIW; the protein is encoded by the coding sequence ATGAATGCTTTAACGATCAGCCTAGAATCTGTCATCGATCTTACTGACGAACAGTTTTTTCAACTTTGCCGCAAAAATAGCGACCTCAGATTCGAGCGCAATGCTCAAGGAGATATTACAGTCATGGCTCCAGAAGGCGGCGAAACAGGGATGAGGAGTGCTAGCATTACCACCGATCTAGGGATTTGGAATCGTAGAACTAGGTTAGGCTTTGCTTTTGGATCGTCTACGGGCTTTAAACTTCCCAATGGTAGCGATCGCTCTCCTGATGCTTCTTGGATATTAAAAGAACGTTGGGAAGCTTTAACGCCAGAACAACAATCAAAATTTGCTCCAATTTGTCCAGATTTTGTAATTGAGTTGATGTCGCCTAGCGATAACTTGAAGGTGACGCAAGCGAAGATGCAGGAATATCAGGATAATGGGGCAAGGCTGGGCTGGCTGATTAATCGCAAAGATCGGGAAGTGGAAATTTATCGCATTGGGAAGTCTAAGGAAGTTTTGCAAAATCCAATTTCTCTGTCTGGGGAAGATGTTTTACCTGAGTTTGTTTTGAGCCTTGCGGAAATTTGGTAA
- a CDS encoding IscS subfamily cysteine desulfurase produces MQRPIYLDCHATTSVDERVLEAMLPYFRESFGNAASVGHLYGWEAEAAVKLAREAIAIAISATPEEIIFTSGATEANNLAIKGVAEAYHPKGRHIITMQTEHSAVLDPCAYLQSLGFEVTYLPVKSDGLVDLQQLEAAIRADTILVSVMAANNEIGVLQPISEIGQICHDHQVLFHSDAAQAIGKIPIDVNAMQIDLMSLTAHKIYGAKGIGALYVRRRPRVNLAPQLHGGGHERGMRSGTLYTPQIVGFAKALEIAIASQVEEQQKVLGLREYLWQRLSELDRIILNGHPTQRLAGNLNVSFTGVNGAALMLAVQPVVAVSSGSACTSAKTEPSHVLTCLGHSKELAYASIRFGIGRFNTFDEIETVANHVITSVRSLQKEL; encoded by the coding sequence ATGCAAAGACCAATTTATCTTGATTGTCATGCCACAACATCCGTCGATGAGAGGGTGTTAGAGGCAATGCTGCCATATTTTCGGGAATCATTTGGCAATGCTGCAAGTGTCGGACATTTATATGGCTGGGAAGCAGAGGCAGCAGTCAAGTTAGCGCGTGAGGCGATCGCTATTGCCATCAGTGCCACGCCTGAAGAAATTATCTTTACTAGCGGTGCAACCGAAGCGAATAATCTTGCTATCAAGGGAGTTGCTGAAGCGTATCACCCCAAAGGGCGGCATATCATCACCATGCAAACCGAACATAGCGCGGTGCTTGATCCCTGTGCTTATTTGCAATCCCTTGGTTTTGAGGTTACCTATTTACCAGTCAAATCTGATGGTTTAGTTGATTTACAGCAACTGGAGGCAGCAATTCGTGCTGATACAATTTTAGTCTCGGTGATGGCGGCAAATAACGAGATTGGGGTGCTACAACCGATCTCAGAAATCGGGCAAATTTGTCATGATCACCAAGTTTTATTTCATAGCGATGCGGCTCAGGCGATCGGCAAAATCCCCATTGATGTGAACGCGATGCAGATTGATTTGATGTCGCTCACTGCCCATAAAATCTATGGGGCAAAGGGAATTGGTGCTTTGTATGTACGTCGTCGCCCAAGAGTGAATCTTGCCCCCCAATTACATGGCGGCGGACATGAGCGAGGAATGCGTTCTGGTACTCTCTACACGCCACAGATTGTCGGCTTTGCGAAGGCTCTCGAAATTGCGATCGCTTCTCAAGTTGAGGAGCAGCAGAAAGTTCTAGGTCTGCGTGAATATTTATGGCAGAGATTGAGCGAACTCGATCGCATTATTCTCAATGGACATCCTACTCAACGACTCGCAGGCAATCTCAATGTTAGTTTTACAGGAGTGAATGGAGCAGCCTTAATGCTAGCGGTACAGCCAGTTGTCGCTGTCTCTTCTGGTTCTGCTTGTACTTCCGCAAAGACGGAACCTTCTCATGTGCTTACCTGTTTAGGGCATTCTAAAGAGTTAGCCTATGCTTCCATTCGGTTTGGCATTGGGAGATTTAATACTTTTGATGAGATAGAAACTGTCGCTAATCATGTAATTACTTCAGTGCGATCGCTACAAAAAGAACTATAA
- the psbQ gene encoding photosystem II protein PsbQ, whose product MLNLKNYWQGFKKVAIAFCLMLALVGTLFTPVLTQPAIAQSGSRAAALAASVTKLQVLSDRFDSLEKFVYSQKWNDVITYIHGPFGEIRRELRLIAGQLSKTQKEAANDLANNLFKNFVILDNAAKDKDAIAAENAFKNALQDFESIVDLVS is encoded by the coding sequence GTGTTAAATCTCAAAAATTATTGGCAAGGTTTCAAAAAAGTTGCGATTGCCTTTTGCTTAATGCTGGCGCTAGTCGGCACGCTGTTTACGCCCGTTTTAACTCAACCTGCGATCGCTCAAAGTGGATCTCGGGCGGCTGCTCTTGCCGCATCTGTAACAAAGCTACAGGTGCTTAGTGATCGCTTTGATAGTCTTGAAAAATTTGTATATTCCCAAAAATGGAATGATGTGATTACTTACATTCATGGTCCATTTGGCGAAATTCGACGCGAGCTAAGATTGATCGCGGGGCAGTTAAGCAAAACTCAAAAAGAAGCTGCTAATGATTTAGCTAATAACCTATTCAAAAATTTTGTGATCCTTGATAATGCAGCCAAGGATAAAGATGCGATCGCGGCGGAGAATGCATTTAAAAATGCTCTCCAAGATTTTGAAAGTATCGTCGATTTAGTTAGCTAA
- a CDS encoding pitrilysin family protein, which yields MSQRISDRLVLSNGIVVLVTENPTADIIAARCFFAGGERVQTSTKSGLTHLAASLMTRGTERSSSLEIAEQVESIGASLGTECSSDYFLLSLKTISSDFHDMLLLGSEILRSPSYPESELALEKRLTIQSIRSQQERPFTIAYDHLQHLMYGDHPYGFPSLGTESSVCNLTRNDLVNFHQTYLRPDQMVVSIAGKISPEQAHSLVGEAFGDWKKPHQPTVIATPPPIFQPRLITHEQDTQQAIVIIGYPAPSVSSPDYAALKIISTYLGNGLSSRLFVELREKRGLAYEVSAFYPTRLEASQFVAYMGTASQNTGIALEGLRHECERLATIAITNEELAICKSKLLGQYALGKQTNGQIAQVYGWYEVMGLGLEFDRQFVEAIEGVTETDVQNVAQKYFVTPAISIAGSADALKQVK from the coding sequence ATGTCACAACGAATCAGCGATCGCTTGGTATTATCAAATGGCATTGTGGTCTTAGTAACCGAAAACCCTACGGCTGACATCATCGCAGCACGATGCTTTTTTGCAGGTGGAGAGCGCGTCCAAACCTCAACAAAATCAGGACTAACCCATCTAGCGGCATCCCTAATGACTCGCGGTACTGAGAGATCTTCCTCCCTAGAAATTGCTGAACAGGTGGAGTCGATTGGCGCATCATTGGGCACAGAATGCTCAAGTGATTATTTTTTGCTGTCATTGAAAACAATTTCATCAGATTTCCATGACATGTTGCTGCTGGGATCAGAAATTTTGCGATCGCCTAGTTATCCTGAAAGCGAGCTTGCTCTCGAAAAACGGCTAACGATTCAATCGATCAGATCGCAGCAGGAGCGGCCATTTACGATCGCTTATGATCACTTACAACATCTAATGTACGGGGATCATCCCTACGGATTCCCTAGTCTTGGTACTGAGTCAAGCGTCTGCAACCTTACTCGCAATGACTTGGTTAATTTTCACCAAACCTATTTGCGTCCAGATCAGATGGTGGTTAGCATCGCAGGTAAGATTTCGCCAGAGCAAGCACACTCTCTTGTGGGTGAGGCATTTGGTGATTGGAAAAAGCCTCATCAACCAACCGTTATTGCGACACCCCCACCCATTTTTCAGCCCCGACTAATTACCCATGAGCAAGATACGCAACAGGCGATCGTCATAATTGGTTATCCTGCGCCATCGGTTAGCTCGCCAGATTATGCGGCACTAAAGATTATTTCGACCTATTTAGGCAATGGATTATCAAGCCGATTGTTTGTGGAATTGCGCGAAAAACGTGGGCTTGCTTACGAAGTATCCGCTTTTTATCCGACTCGCTTAGAAGCGTCGCAATTTGTCGCCTACATGGGGACAGCTTCACAAAATACAGGAATTGCACTGGAAGGTTTGCGTCATGAGTGTGAGCGACTTGCCACGATTGCGATCACAAATGAAGAATTGGCAATTTGCAAGAGCAAATTACTGGGACAATATGCCCTTGGAAAACAAACGAATGGTCAAATTGCTCAAGTGTATGGGTGGTATGAGGTAATGGGCTTAGGTCTAGAGTTCGATCGCCAATTTGTAGAGGCAATTGAAGGAGTGACTGAAACTGATGTCCAGAATGTGGCGCAAAAATATTTTGTAACACCTGCTATTTCAATAGCAGGCTCGGCAGATGCTTTGAAACAGGTAAAATAA